Proteins from a single region of Flavobacterium sp. K5-23:
- a CDS encoding ferritin-like domain-containing protein: MGTAYNKPTSDKRVEATNTNSAHGLRDLFEFGLKDIYWAEKVLSKTLPKMVRNASSPELVSNLKKQLTETEKHVTRLEEIFKSSGIEPTAKKCDAMAGIIKESNNMLKDTDIGVVRDAGIIAAEQKVIHYEIATYGTLHAFAKTLGETKAAKLLAKTLKEDKEADASFTDIALKAINNKASRAAAIANIRM; the protein is encoded by the coding sequence ATGGGAACTGCATATAATAAACCAACAAGTGATAAAAGAGTAGAAGCAACTAACACTAATTCAGCTCATGGATTAAGAGATTTATTTGAATTTGGATTAAAAGATATTTATTGGGCAGAAAAAGTTTTGTCAAAAACATTACCAAAAATGGTTCGAAACGCTTCCTCTCCAGAATTAGTGAGTAACTTAAAAAAACAATTAACTGAAACAGAGAAACACGTAACCAGATTAGAAGAAATATTCAAATCATCAGGAATCGAGCCCACTGCTAAAAAATGTGACGCTATGGCAGGCATCATAAAAGAAAGCAATAATATGCTTAAAGATACTGATATTGGAGTTGTTCGTGATGCTGGAATCATTGCAGCAGAACAAAAAGTTATCCATTATGAGATTGCAACTTACGGTACTTTACACGCGTTTGCAAAAACCTTGGGAGAAACCAAAGCGGCTAAACTGCTGGCTAAAACGCTGAAAGAAGATAAAGAAGCAGATGCTTCATTTACAGATATTGCTTTAAAAGCAATTAACAACAAAGCTTCTAGAGCTGCCGCAATAGCAAATATCAGAATGTAA
- a CDS encoding serine protease produces MEILENLEPLLRTFWYVAIPISVIFIIQTILTFVGADASDGLEPDFNGDFDGADSPFQLFSLRNLINFLLGFSWAGISFYSSINNPYILIPLSIIIGCLFVYLFFIIIKQVQKLEEDNSFKISNTLNKTAEVYLTIPERKTGKGKIMISVNGAFHELEAMTENEAIVSGALVKVVAIENENIIIVKPF; encoded by the coding sequence ATGGAAATTCTTGAAAATCTAGAACCATTACTAAGAACGTTTTGGTATGTCGCAATTCCAATAAGTGTGATTTTTATTATCCAAACTATTTTGACTTTTGTGGGAGCTGATGCTTCAGATGGATTAGAACCTGATTTCAACGGAGACTTTGACGGAGCCGATTCCCCTTTTCAACTATTCTCATTAAGAAACTTAATTAATTTTTTACTGGGCTTTAGCTGGGCAGGTATTTCATTTTACAGCAGTATAAACAATCCTTATATACTTATTCCTTTATCTATAATTATTGGGTGTTTGTTCGTATATCTATTTTTTATAATTATTAAACAAGTTCAGAAATTAGAAGAAGATAATTCTTTTAAAATTTCAAATACATTAAATAAAACAGCCGAAGTTTATTTAACCATTCCAGAGAGAAAAACTGGTAAAGGAAAAATAATGATAAGTGTAAACGGCGCATTCCATGAACTAGAAGCAATGACTGAAAATGAAGCTATAGTTTCAGGCGCTCTAGTTAAAGTTGTGGCAATAGAAAATGAAAATATTATAATCGTTAAACCTTTTTAA
- a CDS encoding flotillin family protein, translating into MTPVIIIVVAAIVFFATISALVSRYKRCPSDKILVIYGRTGGTSAKCIHGGGAFIWPVIQDFAFLDLKPLSIEANLTNALSRQNIRVDVPCRFTIAISTETESMNTAAERLLGLTYEQIQELAKDILFGQLRLVIATMTIEEINSDRDKFLDNISKNVDSELRKIGLKLINVNVTDIKDESGYIEALGKEAAAKAINEAKISVAEQEKIGETGKALADREKDTQIAETHRDRDVKIAITQKDREISIASAAKDEAIGKAEAQRDTRVKTSEANAIAIRGENEAKIAIANSEALRREKEAESLRIAITAEKVQQAKALEESYVAEQKAELARSERERSTQIANIVIPAEIAKQRAIIEAQADAERIRENARGEADAIFAKMEAEANGLYEILTKQAEGYKQVVAAAGGDPTKAFQLLLIEKLPELVRTQVEAVKNIKIDKITVWDSGNGNGENGNSSTANFVSGMMKTVPPLNDLFNMAGLNLPNYLKGEDPKNDKTEDINQKDVI; encoded by the coding sequence ATGACACCAGTAATAATTATTGTAGTTGCCGCAATTGTGTTTTTTGCAACTATATCAGCCTTAGTATCGAGATATAAAAGATGTCCTTCTGATAAGATATTAGTAATATACGGAAGAACCGGAGGCACATCAGCAAAATGTATTCATGGAGGAGGAGCATTTATTTGGCCAGTGATTCAAGACTTTGCTTTCTTAGACTTAAAACCGCTTTCAATTGAAGCCAATTTAACAAATGCGTTGAGCCGTCAAAACATTCGGGTTGACGTTCCTTGCCGTTTTACCATTGCGATCTCTACTGAAACAGAAAGTATGAATACCGCAGCGGAAAGATTATTAGGATTAACCTATGAACAAATTCAAGAATTGGCTAAGGACATTCTGTTTGGTCAATTGCGTTTGGTTATCGCTACAATGACAATCGAAGAAATCAATTCTGACAGAGACAAGTTTCTTGATAATATATCTAAAAATGTTGATAGTGAACTGCGTAAAATTGGTTTGAAATTAATCAACGTAAACGTAACCGATATCAAAGATGAATCCGGTTATATTGAAGCTTTGGGTAAAGAAGCTGCTGCAAAAGCAATAAATGAAGCTAAAATTAGTGTTGCCGAACAAGAAAAAATAGGGGAAACTGGAAAAGCATTGGCAGACAGAGAAAAAGACACTCAAATAGCGGAAACACATAGAGACAGAGATGTTAAAATTGCTATTACACAAAAAGACCGTGAAATTAGTATTGCCTCAGCAGCAAAAGATGAAGCCATTGGTAAAGCTGAAGCACAAAGAGATACGAGAGTAAAAACGTCTGAAGCAAATGCTATTGCAATTAGAGGAGAAAACGAAGCGAAAATTGCCATTGCTAACTCTGAAGCGCTTCGAAGAGAAAAAGAAGCGGAGTCCTTACGTATAGCGATTACTGCTGAAAAAGTACAACAAGCAAAAGCACTTGAAGAATCTTATGTTGCTGAACAAAAAGCAGAATTAGCCCGTTCCGAAAGAGAACGTTCCACTCAGATTGCAAATATTGTAATCCCTGCAGAAATTGCTAAACAGCGTGCCATTATCGAAGCTCAAGCTGATGCTGAAAGAATAAGAGAAAATGCTAGAGGAGAAGCCGATGCGATTTTCGCAAAAATGGAAGCCGAAGCAAATGGACTTTACGAAATATTGACAAAACAAGCAGAAGGATACAAACAAGTAGTTGCAGCGGCAGGTGGAGATCCTACTAAAGCTTTTCAATTATTATTGATCGAAAAACTTCCTGAATTGGTAAGAACACAAGTAGAAGCTGTTAAAAACATCAAAATTGACAAGATTACCGTATGGGATTCTGGAAATGGTAATGGTGAAAACGGGAATTCATCGACTGCAAATTTCGTTTCAGGTATGATGAAAACAGTTCCTCCTTTAAATGATTTATTTAATATGGCCGGTCTAAATCTACCTAACTACCTTAAAGGAGAAGATCCAAAAAACGATAAAACAGAAGACATTAACCAAAAAGATGTAATATAA
- a CDS encoding rhodanese-like domain-containing protein, which produces MSLEKIIQENQGTIVDVRSYAEFTGGNVVGSINIALNEIPERIEELKKLDSPLILCCASGNRSGQAQHFLSQHGIECYNGGSWLDVNYYKSKISE; this is translated from the coding sequence ATGAGCTTAGAAAAAATAATCCAAGAGAATCAAGGTACTATCGTTGATGTACGTTCTTATGCTGAATTTACTGGAGGAAATGTTGTGGGATCAATAAACATAGCATTAAATGAAATTCCAGAAAGAATTGAAGAGTTGAAAAAACTAGATTCCCCATTAATATTATGCTGTGCTTCAGGAAATAGAAGCGGACAAGCACAACATTTTCTTTCGCAACACGGAATTGAATGTTACAATGGTGGTTCATGGCTAGACGTTAATTATTACAAATCTAAAATATCCGAATAA
- a CDS encoding rhodanese-like domain-containing protein yields the protein MINTLKKIFGFGPKTDYAALLKQGAIILDVRSPSEFKQGHIKGSVNAPLNSITNYASKLKKETPIICCCASGMRSASAKNILITIGFKEVYNGGGWSSLEQKV from the coding sequence ATGATAAATACCTTAAAGAAAATATTTGGCTTCGGCCCTAAAACTGACTATGCCGCTCTACTTAAACAAGGAGCTATAATCCTGGATGTTCGTTCCCCTTCTGAATTCAAGCAAGGGCATATTAAGGGATCTGTAAATGCGCCTTTGAACTCCATTACTAATTATGCGTCTAAACTAAAAAAAGAGACTCCTATTATTTGTTGTTGCGCTTCAGGAATGCGTAGTGCATCGGCAAAAAATATTTTGATAACCATTGGATTCAAAGAAGTATACAATGGCGGTGGCTGGAGTAGTCTAGAACAAAAAGTTTAA
- a CDS encoding transketolase translates to MKPNTQQLNDLTIQIRRDILRMVHAVNSGHPGGSLGCTEFLVALYQNLMDRKEGFDMDGIGEDLFFLSNGHISPVFYSILARSGYFPVSELSTFRLINSRLQGHPTTHDGLPGIRMASGSLGQGLSVGIGAAQAKKLNGDTNLIYTLHGDGELQEGQNWEAIMYASAKNVDNLIATIDLNGKQIDGPTDEVLAMGSIRAKFEAFDWDVLEIKEGNNIEAIIAGMTDAKSRTGKGKPVCVLLYTEMGNGVDYMMHSHAWHGKAPNDAQLENALAQNPETLGDY, encoded by the coding sequence ATGAAGCCTAACACACAACAATTAAACGATTTAACTATCCAAATCAGAAGAGATATTCTTCGAATGGTACATGCAGTAAACTCAGGACACCCAGGAGGATCTCTTGGTTGTACAGAATTTCTTGTCGCTTTGTACCAAAATCTAATGGATCGTAAAGAAGGATTTGACATGGACGGAATTGGAGAAGATCTTTTCTTCCTTTCAAACGGACATATCTCTCCAGTTTTTTACAGCATTTTAGCAAGAAGTGGTTATTTCCCTGTTTCTGAATTATCGACTTTCCGTCTTATCAATTCAAGATTACAAGGACACCCTACAACACATGATGGTTTACCTGGAATAAGAATGGCATCTGGATCACTTGGACAGGGATTATCTGTAGGTATTGGTGCTGCACAAGCTAAGAAACTAAACGGTGACACTAATTTAATTTACACACTTCACGGTGATGGAGAATTACAAGAAGGTCAAAACTGGGAAGCAATTATGTATGCATCTGCTAAAAACGTAGACAACCTTATTGCAACAATCGATTTAAACGGAAAACAAATTGATGGCCCTACTGATGAAGTATTAGCAATGGGAAGTATCCGCGCTAAATTTGAAGCTTTTGATTGGGATGTTCTTGAAATAAAAGAAGGAAACAACATCGAGGCGATTATTGCAGGAATGACTGACGCTAAATCTAGAACAGGAAAAGGAAAACCAGTTTGTGTATTACTTTATACTGAAATGGGTAACGGAGTAGATTATATGATGCACAGTCACGCATGGCACGGAAAAGCACCAAATGATGCTCAACTGGAAAATGCTCTAGCTCAAAATCCAGAAACTTTAGGTGATTACTAA
- a CDS encoding transketolase family protein has translation MKKYTNTGSKDTRSGFGAGMTELGQKNENVVALCADLIGSLKFDDFKKNHPERFFQIGIAEANMIGIAAGLTIGGKIPFTGTFANFSTGRVYDQIRQSVAYSEKNVKICASHAGLTLGEDGATHQILEDIGLMKMLPGMTVINTCDYNQTKAATLAIADHHGPVYLRFGRPVVPNFMPADEEFVIGKAILLNEGKDVTIVATGHLVWEALIAAEALEAKGISAEVINIHTIKPLDEEAILKSLAKTKCIVTAEEHNILGGLGESVSRVLALNNPAPQEFVAVNDSFGESGTPEQLMDKYKLNNQAIVEAVERVLARK, from the coding sequence ATGAAAAAATATACAAATACAGGAAGTAAAGATACTCGTTCGGGTTTTGGAGCGGGAATGACTGAATTAGGTCAAAAGAATGAAAATGTTGTAGCACTTTGTGCGGATTTAATTGGTTCATTAAAATTTGATGATTTCAAGAAAAACCACCCAGAGCGTTTTTTCCAAATTGGAATCGCTGAAGCAAATATGATCGGAATCGCTGCAGGTTTAACTATTGGTGGTAAAATTCCTTTCACAGGAACTTTTGCTAACTTTTCAACAGGAAGAGTGTACGACCAAATTCGTCAATCAGTAGCTTACTCTGAGAAAAATGTAAAAATTTGTGCTTCACATGCTGGATTAACATTAGGAGAAGATGGAGCTACACACCAAATTCTTGAAGATATTGGTTTGATGAAAATGTTGCCAGGAATGACAGTAATCAATACTTGTGATTACAATCAAACTAAAGCAGCTACACTTGCAATTGCTGATCATCACGGACCAGTTTATTTGCGTTTTGGACGTCCAGTAGTGCCTAACTTCATGCCAGCTGACGAAGAATTCGTAATTGGTAAAGCAATCCTTTTAAACGAAGGTAAAGATGTAACTATTGTTGCAACTGGACATTTAGTTTGGGAAGCGCTTATTGCTGCTGAAGCATTAGAAGCAAAAGGAATTTCTGCAGAGGTAATCAACATCCATACAATCAAACCACTTGACGAAGAAGCTATTCTAAAATCATTGGCTAAAACTAAATGTATTGTTACTGCTGAAGAGCACAACATCCTTGGAGGTCTTGGAGAAAGCGTATCTAGAGTACTTGCTTTAAATAACCCAGCTCCTCAAGAATTTGTTGCTGTAAATGACAGTTTTGGAGAATCAGGAACACCTGAGCAATTAATGGACAAATACAAATTAAACAATCAAGCGATTGTTGAAGCTGTAGAAAGAGTTCTTGCAAGAAAATAA
- a CDS encoding FKBP-type peptidyl-prolyl cis-trans isomerase, translating to MNKFKYYFILIITSISLFSCSKDKDTVEVALPRDYAAQYATEIVDIETYLKAYYIDFTDPNFADKDVEILKITNAATQPSIWSYLNKTTFPKLLSKDVKLHDITYKLYYLVLREGTGESPCNADAVLTAYKGEYLTSKTEASVTTVTPTFFEQNTKPQQFFGLLNVIIGWNEVFPMFKKGTYVTNNDGTVSFSNYGSGVMFLPSGLAYYNAGQGSIPSYSPLVFSFKLYEIQRLDQDGDGIPSYLEDVNGDNFMRVLAKGVVNPDDTDGDGIPNFLDIDDDGDNYTTRFEITGSNGVLIPFINVPDCSGNTTNTTRVRKHLDKNCH from the coding sequence ATGAACAAATTTAAGTATTATTTTATTTTAATAATTACATCTATCTCACTATTTTCTTGTTCGAAAGATAAGGACACTGTAGAAGTTGCATTGCCAAGAGATTATGCGGCACAATATGCTACTGAAATTGTAGATATCGAAACCTATTTAAAAGCGTATTATATAGATTTTACAGATCCGAATTTTGCTGATAAAGATGTGGAGATTTTAAAAATCACCAATGCAGCTACTCAGCCTTCAATCTGGTCTTATTTGAATAAAACAACATTTCCAAAACTTTTAAGTAAAGATGTGAAGTTACATGATATTACTTATAAATTATATTATTTAGTATTGAGAGAAGGAACTGGAGAATCTCCGTGTAATGCTGATGCTGTATTAACTGCATATAAAGGAGAATACTTAACAAGTAAAACAGAGGCTAGTGTAACTACAGTTACTCCTACGTTCTTTGAACAAAATACAAAGCCGCAGCAATTCTTTGGATTGTTAAACGTAATTATAGGATGGAATGAAGTTTTTCCAATGTTTAAAAAAGGAACCTATGTAACAAATAATGACGGTACTGTATCGTTTAGTAATTATGGCTCAGGGGTAATGTTTTTACCATCTGGATTAGCCTATTATAATGCTGGACAAGGTTCAATTCCTTCTTATTCTCCGTTAGTATTTAGTTTTAAACTTTATGAAATACAACGATTAGATCAAGATGGAGATGGAATTCCTTCTTATCTTGAAGATGTGAACGGTGATAATTTTATGCGAGTTTTAGCAAAAGGTGTTGTTAATCCTGACGATACTGATGGTGATGGAATACCTAATTTCTTAGACATAGATGATGATGGAGATAATTATACAACTAGATTTGAAATTACAGGTTCAAATGGTGTTTTAATACCTTTTATTAATGTTCCTGATTGTAGTGGTAATACAACAAATACAACTAGAGTTAGAAAACATTTAGATAAAAATTGTCATTAA
- a CDS encoding RNA-binding S4 domain-containing protein, with amino-acid sequence MRIDKYLWCVRYYKTRNMVTEACKKNHVTVNGQVAKPSKEVFPTDKITFRKDQITQIITVLDIPESRVGAKLVDIYRRNDTPAEVYQHLELLKLSKEHYRKTGTGRPTKKDRRDIDEYGNEVNSEEDEVE; translated from the coding sequence ATGAGAATTGACAAATATTTATGGTGCGTTCGATATTACAAGACAAGAAATATGGTAACAGAGGCTTGCAAAAAAAACCATGTTACCGTAAACGGTCAGGTTGCCAAGCCCTCAAAGGAAGTTTTTCCAACTGATAAGATTACATTTAGAAAGGACCAAATCACGCAAATAATAACAGTGTTAGATATCCCAGAGAGTCGTGTGGGAGCTAAACTAGTTGACATTTATAGACGTAATGACACCCCTGCCGAGGTATACCAACATCTTGAATTATTAAAATTGTCTAAGGAGCATTACAGAAAAACCGGAACAGGAAGACCTACCAAAAAAGACCGAAGAGACATTGACGAATATGGAAATGAGGTTAATTCAGAGGAAGACGAAGTTGAATAA
- a CDS encoding phosphoribosyltransferase family protein gives MSKNIILTNQEIEHKTKRIAYQIYETFADEEEIVLAGIANSGFIFAKKIAETLESISTLKVSLCEVQINKQNPELEIHTSLTKEQYTNKGLVLIDDVLNSGTTLIYAVRHFLDVPLKKFKTAVLVDRNHKKYPVKADFKGISLSTSLLEHVQVVFDENGESYAYLS, from the coding sequence ATGAGCAAAAATATCATCCTGACAAATCAAGAAATAGAACATAAAACAAAAAGAATCGCTTACCAGATATACGAAACTTTTGCAGATGAAGAGGAGATTGTATTAGCAGGAATTGCCAATAGCGGCTTTATTTTTGCAAAAAAAATTGCCGAAACCCTTGAATCCATTTCGACATTGAAGGTTTCGCTTTGTGAAGTTCAAATCAACAAACAAAATCCAGAATTAGAAATCCATACTTCTTTAACAAAAGAGCAATACACTAATAAAGGTTTAGTTCTTATTGACGACGTGTTAAACTCAGGAACAACATTAATCTATGCAGTAAGACATTTTCTGGACGTGCCTTTGAAAAAATTCAAAACCGCAGTGCTAGTAGATCGAAATCATAAAAAATACCCTGTAAAAGCCGATTTTAAAGGAATATCACTTTCCACCTCTTTATTAGAACACGTTCAGGTAGTTTTTGACGAAAATGGAGAAAGCTATGCTTACCTAAGCTAG
- a CDS encoding shikimate kinase: MKKIILLGYMGCGKSTIANSLSKSSSVPFVDLDKYIEQKVNLPVSAIFEKHGEIYFRKLEHELFIELLNSPGKMIIGLGGGTPCYANNHELLKGDGVLSIYLKASIETLVDRLMSNRSKRPLVADKSEEELKEFVAMHLFERSYYYNQAQYIVSVDNKSIHQTVLDIQAILA, encoded by the coding sequence ATGAAAAAAATAATATTATTAGGGTATATGGGTTGTGGAAAATCGACAATCGCAAATTCACTGTCAAAAAGCAGTAGTGTTCCTTTCGTCGATTTAGATAAATACATCGAACAAAAGGTAAATTTACCTGTTAGCGCTATCTTCGAGAAGCACGGGGAGATTTATTTTAGAAAATTAGAACACGAACTTTTTATTGAATTATTGAATTCTCCTGGAAAAATGATCATTGGATTAGGAGGAGGGACTCCTTGTTATGCTAATAACCACGAATTGTTAAAAGGGGATGGCGTACTGTCTATATATCTAAAAGCTTCTATAGAGACTCTGGTGGATAGATTAATGTCTAATAGAAGCAAACGACCGCTTGTTGCGGATAAATCTGAGGAAGAGTTAAAAGAGTTTGTTGCAATGCATCTTTTTGAAAGAAGCTATTATTACAACCAGGCCCAGTACATAGTTAGTGTGGATAATAAATCAATTCATCAAACGGTGCTGGATATTCAGGCCATTCTAGCTTAG
- a CDS encoding DUF4252 domain-containing protein, with translation MKKIYVVSIVISLALGGCKSEPSLQKYFVENTENKDFIALDISPTILNVDKATLSADQKTALESFEKMNVLAYKRNDKNQVEFEIERAKVNLILKDEKYQQLMKVSSGKEGASVSYIGADEHIEEFVFYAHKNENGFAVVRVLGKDMNPTNIVTMLQLLKKSNIDLEQLKPLQQLLK, from the coding sequence ATGAAAAAGATATATGTAGTTTCGATTGTGATAAGTCTTGCTCTTGGAGGTTGTAAAAGCGAACCGTCCTTGCAAAAGTATTTTGTTGAAAACACTGAAAACAAAGATTTCATAGCTTTGGATATATCGCCTACGATTTTGAATGTTGATAAAGCAACATTATCGGCAGACCAAAAGACGGCGCTGGAATCTTTTGAAAAGATGAATGTTTTAGCTTATAAGCGAAATGATAAAAACCAAGTTGAATTTGAAATTGAAAGAGCGAAGGTAAATTTGATTTTAAAGGACGAAAAGTATCAGCAACTAATGAAGGTTAGTTCCGGTAAAGAAGGAGCTTCGGTGAGTTATATTGGTGCCGATGAGCATATCGAGGAGTTTGTTTTCTATGCTCATAAAAATGAAAATGGTTTTGCGGTGGTACGTGTATTAGGAAAAGATATGAATCCAACTAATATTGTGACCATGTTGCAACTTCTTAAAAAATCAAATATCGATTTAGAACAATTGAAGCCTTTGCAGCAATTATTGAAATAG
- a CDS encoding DUF4252 domain-containing protein, with translation MKSTTNENRKNSKLNLSKKFIITLMLVLISSPFFAQNAFDKYEGQKEVTFLIVNRKMFDLMSKVKVDTSDRETQQYMNLIKKLDNLKVFTTTSVTTTADMKATAERYIKTSGLEELMRVNDSGKSVKIFVKSGATDTQIRELLMFIEGGSKANETVLMSLTGNFDLNEISILTDKMRIPGGDDLKKAAKNKK, from the coding sequence ATGAAATCAACAACAAACGAAAACAGAAAGAACAGTAAGTTAAACTTGAGTAAAAAGTTTATAATCACATTAATGCTAGTTTTAATTTCGAGCCCATTTTTCGCTCAAAATGCTTTTGACAAATATGAAGGGCAGAAAGAGGTAACTTTCCTGATCGTAAATAGAAAAATGTTTGACTTGATGAGTAAGGTGAAAGTAGATACTTCAGACAGAGAAACGCAGCAGTATATGAACCTGATAAAGAAATTAGACAATCTTAAAGTGTTCACAACAACAAGTGTCACAACAACTGCTGATATGAAAGCAACTGCTGAGAGATATATAAAAACTTCCGGGTTAGAGGAATTAATGCGAGTGAATGATAGTGGTAAGAGTGTAAAAATATTTGTGAAATCAGGAGCGACAGATACACAAATAAGAGAGTTGTTGATGTTTATTGAAGGAGGAAGCAAGGCAAATGAAACGGTATTAATGTCTCTTACCGGTAATTTTGATTTGAATGAAATTTCTATTCTTACTGATAAGATGAGAATTCCTGGTGGGGACGATTTAAAAAAGGCAGCAAAAAATAAAAAATAA
- a CDS encoding RNA polymerase sigma factor yields MNQNEFVLLIAPFKDKVFRLAKRLLVSTEEAEDATQEVLVKLWGRKEGWSEYNNMEAFAMTMTKNYCLDQLKSKRAGNLKIVHNNYTGREPSLDKKVEDVDSLKWVEKIIKNLPEQQRLIIQLRDIEQYEFKEIAVIVGMNETAIRVALSRARKTIRESMTNTHNYGIR; encoded by the coding sequence ATGAATCAAAACGAGTTTGTTCTTTTAATTGCTCCTTTCAAAGACAAAGTCTTTCGCTTAGCTAAGCGATTACTTGTAAGTACAGAAGAAGCGGAAGATGCTACTCAGGAGGTTTTGGTTAAACTATGGGGTAGAAAAGAAGGCTGGTCAGAGTATAATAATATGGAGGCATTTGCTATGACAATGACTAAAAACTATTGTTTAGATCAGTTAAAATCGAAAAGAGCAGGGAATTTGAAAATTGTCCATAACAATTATACTGGCAGAGAACCTAGTTTAGATAAAAAAGTTGAGGATGTTGATAGTTTAAAATGGGTGGAAAAAATTATTAAGAATTTGCCTGAACAACAACGATTGATAATACAGTTGCGTGATATCGAGCAATATGAATTTAAAGAAATTGCTGTTATTGTAGGTATGAATGAAACTGCCATTCGCGTGGCGCTTTCCAGGGCAAGGAAAACGATTAGAGAAAGTATGACAAACACACATAATTATGGAATTAGATAA